One Sphaerisporangium krabiense DNA segment encodes these proteins:
- the cofD gene encoding 2-phospho-L-lactate transferase, translated as MRIVSLAGGIGGARFLRGLRAAAPDAEITVIGNTGDDITLFGLRVCPDLDTVMYTLGGGIDEEQGWGRAGESHTVKAELAAYGMEPQWFGLGDKDFATHIVRTQMLDAGYPLSAVTEALCARWQPGVRLIPMTDDRAETHVVIEDERGRRAIHFQEWWVRLRASVPALQIALVGAEQAKPAPGVIEAIGAADVVVLPPSNPVVSIGTILQIPGIRDALDAKTVVGVSPIIGGAPVRGMADACLTAIGVETTAQAVLELYGARLLDGWLVAEEDAGVRLDGVRVQARPLLMSDLDATAAIARAALELAG; from the coding sequence GCCCGCTTCCTCCGCGGCCTTCGCGCCGCGGCCCCCGACGCCGAGATCACCGTCATCGGCAACACCGGCGACGACATCACCCTCTTCGGCCTTCGCGTCTGCCCCGATCTCGACACCGTCATGTACACCCTCGGCGGTGGCATCGACGAGGAACAAGGGTGGGGCCGGGCCGGCGAGAGCCACACCGTCAAGGCCGAGCTCGCCGCCTACGGCATGGAACCGCAGTGGTTCGGCCTCGGCGACAAGGACTTCGCCACGCACATCGTGCGCACCCAGATGCTCGACGCCGGCTATCCCCTCTCGGCCGTCACCGAGGCCCTGTGCGCGCGCTGGCAGCCCGGCGTGCGGCTCATCCCCATGACCGACGACCGCGCCGAGACGCACGTCGTCATCGAGGACGAGCGGGGCAGGCGGGCCATCCACTTCCAGGAATGGTGGGTGCGGCTGCGCGCCTCCGTCCCGGCCCTGCAGATCGCCCTGGTCGGCGCCGAGCAGGCCAAGCCCGCGCCCGGCGTGATCGAGGCGATCGGCGCGGCCGACGTCGTGGTGCTCCCGCCGTCCAACCCGGTCGTCAGCATCGGGACGATCCTCCAGATCCCCGGTATCCGCGACGCGCTCGACGCGAAGACCGTGGTCGGCGTCTCCCCCATCATCGGCGGCGCCCCCGTCCGGGGCATGGCCGACGCCTGCCTCACCGCCATCGGCGTCGAGACCACCGCCCAGGCCGTGCTGGAGCTGTACGGCGCGCGGCTGCTCGACGGGTGGCTCGTCGCCGAGGAGGACGCGGGCGTCCGGCTCGACGGCGTCCGCGTCCAGGCCAGGCCCCTGCTGATGAGCGACCTCGACGCCACCGCCGCGATCGCCCGCGCCGCGCTGGAGCTGGCCGGATGA
- a CDS encoding coenzyme F420-0:L-glutamate ligase has product MSAVTIHAVPGLPEVRPGDDIAALIARAAPDLADGDILVVTSKIVSKAEGRVRRDDDRTRAIAEETERVVARRGDTVIAQTRHGFVMAAAGVDASNTEPGTVLLLPADPDASARRVRAGLAAKVGVILSDTFGRPWRNGLTDVAIGAAGVRPFADFRGTSDAYGNPLVATITALVDEIAAAAELVKGKLDGVPVAIVRGLSHLVTDEDGPGVRPLVRPADEDMFRYGSADVLFARRTIREFSAEPVDPAAVTRAVRAAISAPAPHHTTPWRFVLLETASTREKLLDAMLAAWVRDLRATGFTEESIARRVRRGDVLRRAPYLAVPCLVMDGSHTYPDDRRNAAEREMFVVATGAGVQNFLVHLAVEGLGSAWVSSTMFCRDVVREVLDLPETWDPMGTVAIGHPSAPPPDRPPRDPADFIVTR; this is encoded by the coding sequence ATGAGCGCGGTCACGATACACGCGGTGCCGGGGCTGCCCGAGGTGCGCCCCGGCGACGACATCGCCGCCCTCATCGCCCGCGCCGCCCCCGACCTCGCCGACGGCGACATCCTCGTCGTCACCTCCAAGATCGTGAGCAAGGCCGAGGGCCGCGTGCGGCGCGACGACGACCGCACCCGGGCCATCGCCGAGGAGACCGAGCGCGTCGTCGCCCGGCGCGGTGACACCGTCATCGCGCAGACCCGGCACGGCTTCGTCATGGCCGCCGCCGGCGTCGACGCCTCCAACACCGAGCCCGGCACCGTACTGCTGCTGCCCGCCGACCCCGACGCCTCGGCCCGCCGCGTCCGCGCGGGGCTCGCCGCCAAGGTCGGCGTGATCCTCTCCGACACCTTCGGCCGGCCCTGGCGCAACGGCCTCACCGACGTGGCCATCGGCGCGGCGGGCGTGCGCCCCTTCGCCGACTTCCGCGGCACGTCCGACGCCTACGGCAACCCCCTCGTCGCCACGATCACCGCGCTCGTCGACGAGATCGCCGCCGCGGCCGAGCTGGTGAAGGGCAAGCTCGACGGCGTTCCTGTGGCGATCGTCCGCGGCCTGTCCCACCTGGTCACCGACGAGGACGGCCCCGGCGTCCGCCCCCTCGTCCGCCCCGCCGACGAGGACATGTTCCGGTACGGCTCCGCCGACGTGCTCTTCGCGCGGCGCACGATCCGCGAGTTCTCCGCCGAGCCCGTCGACCCCGCGGCGGTGACCCGCGCCGTACGCGCCGCCATCAGCGCGCCCGCCCCGCACCACACCACTCCGTGGCGGTTCGTGCTGCTGGAGACCGCCTCCACGCGCGAGAAGCTCCTCGACGCCATGCTCGCCGCCTGGGTGCGTGACCTGCGCGCCACCGGCTTCACCGAGGAGTCCATCGCCCGCCGGGTACGACGCGGCGACGTCCTGCGCCGCGCCCCCTACCTGGCCGTTCCCTGCCTGGTCATGGACGGCTCCCACACCTACCCCGACGACCGCCGCAACGCGGCCGAACGCGAGATGTTCGTCGTCGCCACGGGCGCCGGAGTCCAGAACTTCCTCGTCCACCTCGCCGTCGAGGGCCTCGGCTCCGCCTGGGTCTCCTCCACGATGTTCTGCCGCGACGTGGTCAGAGAGGTCCTCGACCTCCCGGAAACCTGGGACCCCATGGGCACGGTGGCCATCGGCCACCCCTCGGCCCCGCCCCCCGACCGCCCCCCACGCGACCCCGCCGACTTCATCGTCACCCGCTGA
- a CDS encoding class I SAM-dependent methyltransferase, with protein MSGTVRLRPAGAPEGASDLRAFMKVALRRWGVVGAVAPSSAVLARALTTVVPAMGTPVVVELGPGTGPVSEGVRARMAPGGRHIAIEIDPSMVAHLRRVRPWLEVIHGDAADLGALLEAAGAGRADAVVSTLPWSLFPGERQARMLAEIGRVLAPGGAFTTVNYLPAMPLAGARAFRARLRAAFDEVLATGPVWRNVPPGVVYVCRRPAGGVPRRAAVSG; from the coding sequence ATGAGTGGAACAGTCCGGCTCAGACCGGCCGGTGCCCCCGAGGGGGCCTCGGACCTGCGGGCCTTCATGAAAGTGGCGCTGCGGCGGTGGGGAGTGGTGGGGGCCGTGGCCCCGAGCTCGGCCGTCCTGGCGCGGGCCCTCACCACGGTGGTCCCGGCCATGGGAACGCCGGTCGTGGTCGAACTCGGCCCCGGCACCGGGCCGGTCAGCGAGGGCGTCCGCGCCAGGATGGCGCCCGGCGGGCGGCACATCGCGATCGAGATCGACCCGTCGATGGTGGCGCACCTGCGCCGGGTCAGGCCGTGGCTGGAGGTGATCCACGGGGACGCCGCCGATCTCGGCGCGCTGCTGGAGGCCGCCGGGGCGGGCCGGGCCGACGCCGTGGTGAGCACGCTGCCCTGGTCGCTGTTCCCCGGCGAGCGCCAGGCCCGGATGCTCGCCGAGATCGGGCGGGTGCTCGCCCCGGGCGGGGCCTTCACCACGGTGAACTATCTGCCCGCGATGCCCCTGGCGGGCGCGCGGGCCTTCCGCGCCCGGCTCAGGGCGGCCTTCGACGAGGTGCTGGCCACCGGCCCGGTGTGGCGCAACGTCCCTCCCGGGGTGGTGTACGTCTGCAGGAGGCCGGCGGGGGGCGTCCCTCGCCGGGCGGCGGTCAGCGGGTGA
- a CDS encoding sensor histidine kinase, giving the protein MRPRQAWRALTRRDLIVSALPWRAMAYLLSGIGVGIVVLVLFLASLAVGAALTLVLIGIALVPAIALGGAPVAALERLRLRLVDGERIRSPHRKPERPGLRAWVEWRFKEPATWRELGYTALLIAVLWPAEALVVVYCLVLPLMMIYTPFGFSEIGEINLLKLWLVDSLPEALLVGVLGVLALTLAVYPLTAVAFGHAMLARLLLAPRGDEQGERLAELTRSRTRLLAAFESERRRIERDLHDGAQQRLVSLTMTLGLARMIRGEEAAELVAQAHEQAKLALAEIRDLIRGIHPRILADRGLPAAVADVADRSPVPVEGSIDCPRLPEAIESVAYFVVCEALANVAKHSGAASVSIDGRIEDGRLVVEVRDDGVGGADAGAGTGLAGLADRVSVVDGRLMLSSPAGGPTLLRVEIPCTTVAA; this is encoded by the coding sequence GTGCGACCCCGCCAAGCCTGGCGCGCCCTCACCAGGCGCGACCTGATCGTCTCCGCCCTGCCATGGCGCGCGATGGCCTACCTGCTGTCCGGCATCGGCGTCGGCATCGTCGTGCTGGTGCTCTTCCTGGCCTCTCTCGCCGTCGGCGCCGCCCTGACGCTGGTGCTGATCGGCATCGCGCTCGTGCCGGCCATCGCACTCGGCGGCGCGCCGGTCGCCGCGCTGGAACGCCTGCGGCTGCGTCTCGTCGACGGTGAGAGGATCCGAAGCCCGCACCGCAAGCCCGAGCGGCCCGGCCTGCGCGCCTGGGTGGAGTGGCGTTTCAAGGAGCCCGCCACCTGGCGCGAGCTGGGCTACACGGCGTTGCTGATCGCCGTGCTCTGGCCGGCCGAGGCGCTGGTGGTCGTCTACTGCCTGGTGCTGCCGCTCATGATGATCTACACGCCGTTCGGCTTCAGCGAGATCGGCGAGATCAACCTGCTCAAGCTATGGCTGGTGGACAGCCTCCCGGAGGCGCTCCTGGTCGGCGTGCTCGGCGTGCTCGCGCTCACCTTGGCGGTCTACCCTCTGACGGCGGTGGCGTTCGGCCACGCCATGCTGGCCCGGCTGCTGCTGGCTCCGCGCGGCGACGAGCAGGGCGAACGGCTGGCCGAGCTGACCCGCTCCCGCACCCGGCTGCTCGCGGCCTTCGAGTCCGAGCGGCGCCGCATCGAACGCGACCTGCACGACGGCGCCCAGCAGCGGCTGGTCTCCCTCACCATGACGCTCGGCCTGGCCAGGATGATCCGCGGCGAGGAGGCGGCCGAACTGGTCGCCCAGGCGCACGAGCAGGCCAAGCTCGCGCTCGCCGAGATCCGGGACCTGATCAGAGGCATCCATCCGCGCATCCTCGCCGATCGCGGCCTGCCCGCGGCCGTGGCCGACGTCGCCGACCGCTCCCCGGTCCCGGTGGAAGGCTCCATCGACTGCCCCCGGCTCCCCGAGGCGATCGAGTCGGTCGCCTACTTCGTGGTGTGCGAGGCCCTGGCCAACGTCGCCAAGCACAGCGGCGCCGCATCCGTCTCGATCGACGGGCGGATCGAGGACGGGCGCCTCGTCGTCGAGGTCAGGGACGACGGTGTGGGCGGCGCCGACGCGGGTGCGGGCACCGGACTCGCGGGCCTGGCCGACCGCGTCTCGGTGGTCGACGGCAGACTGATGCTGTCCAGCCCGGCCGGCGGCCCGACCCTGCTGCGCGTGGAGATCCCGTGTACGACGGTCGCGGCCTGA
- a CDS encoding response regulator, whose product MNGDRVSDDRGLTVVIAEDGVLLREGLSGLLARFGHRVVASVGDADALVAAVAEHAPDIVVTDVRMPPGYSEEGLRAAVALRTADPELAVLVLSQYVEQTYASELLDTGDGTGVGYLLKDRVGDVAEFIDALRTVAAGGTVVDPEVVRQLLRRRRDPLARLSPREGEVLALMAEGRSNAAIARALVVSEAAVGKHVGNILTKLDLPPDEDHHRRVLAVVAYLRG is encoded by the coding sequence ATGAACGGAGACCGTGTGAGTGACGATCGCGGCCTGACCGTCGTCATCGCCGAGGACGGCGTCCTGCTGCGCGAGGGGCTGTCCGGGCTGCTGGCCCGGTTCGGCCACCGGGTGGTGGCGTCCGTGGGGGACGCCGACGCCCTGGTCGCCGCCGTCGCCGAGCACGCTCCCGACATCGTGGTCACCGACGTGCGCATGCCACCCGGCTACTCCGAGGAGGGCCTGCGCGCCGCCGTCGCGCTGCGCACCGCCGACCCCGAGCTCGCCGTGCTCGTCCTCAGCCAGTACGTCGAGCAGACCTACGCCTCCGAGCTCCTGGACACCGGGGACGGCACCGGGGTCGGCTACCTGCTGAAAGACCGCGTCGGCGACGTGGCGGAGTTCATCGACGCCCTGCGCACGGTCGCCGCGGGCGGCACCGTGGTGGACCCCGAGGTGGTCAGGCAGTTGCTGCGCCGCCGCCGCGACCCGCTGGCGCGTCTCAGCCCGAGGGAGGGCGAGGTGCTCGCCCTCATGGCGGAAGGCAGATCGAACGCGGCGATCGCGCGGGCGCTCGTGGTGTCGGAGGCGGCCGTCGGCAAGCACGTCGGCAACATCCTCACCAAGCTCGACCTCCCTCCCGACGAGGACCACCACCGCCGCGTCCTCGCCGTCGTCGCCTACCTCCGCGGCTGA
- a CDS encoding GNAT family N-acetyltransferase produces the protein MLKPSYPIETARLSLRPFTMDDLEALYAFHSRPDVARFLYWDARTRDETRAALENKIGWAQLREGGDTLNIAAELRETGVLIGDLTLFWRSAEHRQGEIGFVFHPDHHGRGLATEASREILRLGFEDLGLHRIYGRCEARNTPSARLLERLGMRREAHLVENELFKGEWSDELVYAMLRREWNPPEESPGGR, from the coding sequence GTGCTGAAGCCTTCATATCCCATCGAAACCGCGCGGCTGTCGCTTCGTCCCTTCACCATGGACGACCTTGAGGCTTTGTACGCGTTCCACTCGCGCCCCGACGTCGCCCGGTTCCTCTACTGGGACGCGCGCACACGCGACGAGACCAGAGCGGCCCTGGAGAACAAGATCGGCTGGGCGCAGCTGCGTGAGGGCGGTGACACGTTGAACATCGCCGCCGAGCTGCGGGAGACGGGGGTGCTGATCGGCGATCTCACCCTGTTCTGGCGGAGTGCCGAGCATCGTCAGGGCGAGATCGGTTTCGTCTTCCACCCCGACCACCACGGTCGCGGGCTGGCCACCGAGGCGTCCCGGGAGATCCTGCGCCTGGGCTTCGAGGATCTCGGCCTGCACCGGATCTACGGCCGCTGCGAGGCGCGCAACACTCCTTCTGCCAGGCTGCTGGAGCGTCTCGGCATGCGACGGGAGGCCCACCTCGTGGAGAACGAGCTGTTCAAGGGCGAGTGGAGCGACGAACTGGTCTACGCGATGCTCCGGCGTGAGTGGAATCCCCCGGAGGAATCGCCGGGCGGGCGGTGA